The sequence GATGGAAGTCGGCATCAAAGTCGTCACCGAAAACATTCGCGAGCGTTCGGTGCGCCACACCAACAGCTGCTTCTTCACCATGGTGGCGGTGGATGACCAGCGCAAACCGGCCGCCGTGCCGCCGCTGCAACCGCAGAACAGTGAAGACAAGCGTCGTTATATGCAGGCGCAGCAACGTCGGCAGATTCGTCAGGAGCTGGAGAAGCGCTATCAGGAGATCAAGGGCGACGCCTGATCTTTGTAGCGCTCAGACCGCGTTCGCGAGCAGGTCGAATCGTCGCACCGTCGCTCCCACAGATGAATGCATTTCAAATGTGGGAGCGAGCCTGCTCGTGAATGGGGGCAGCACGGTCTTAAAGACTGATTGCAGTAGCCTCGAACTTCACCCGCGGATGTGCAATCCGATCCTGCGCCCGCACCAACTGCAGCTCGTAACTGGCGCACGCCTGAGTTTCCAGCAGCACCTCATGCACCGCCGCCGCCGTGAATTCGAACGCCGCCACCAGACTGTCGCCCAACAGCACCCGCGCCAGAAACAGGCCGGACGTCAGGTCACCCACGCCCACCGGCTGACGGGGAAACGCCAGTAACGGACGACGCAGATGCCAGCTGCCTTCAGCCGTTACCAGCAGCATCTCGAAGCCATCCGCCGGTTTGCCCGGATAATCCAGATGCTTGACCAATACCGCTTTCGGTCCGCGCGCCAGTAGCGACCGCGCCATCGCCAGACAATCGAATAGCGACTGCGGCTTGCGCCCGGAAAAGCTGTCCAGTTCCAACTGGTTCGGACACATGATGTCCGCCATGGCCGCCGCCTCTTCCAGCAGGAAGTCGCTAACCTCGGTCGGTACGCTGCAGCCCTTCTCCGGGTGGCCCATCACCGGATCACACAGGTAAAGCGCCTTCGGGTTGACTGCCTTGATGCGCTCGACGCCGCTGAGAATCGCTCGTCCCTGCGCCGCGCTGCCGAGATAACCGGACAGCACCGCATCGCAGTTGCCCAGCTCGCCAAT comes from Pseudomonas sp. RU47 and encodes:
- the pdxY gene encoding pyridoxal kinase PdxY, which gives rise to MKRTPHLLAIQSHVVFGHAGNSAAVFPMQRVGVNVWPLNTVQFSNHTQYGQWAGEVLAPQQIPELVEGIAAIGELGNCDAVLSGYLGSAAQGRAILSGVERIKAVNPKALYLCDPVMGHPEKGCSVPTEVSDFLLEEAAAMADIMCPNQLELDSFSGRKPQSLFDCLAMARSLLARGPKAVLVKHLDYPGKPADGFEMLLVTAEGSWHLRRPLLAFPRQPVGVGDLTSGLFLARVLLGDSLVAAFEFTAAAVHEVLLETQACASYELQLVRAQDRIAHPRVKFEATAISL